One Triticum dicoccoides isolate Atlit2015 ecotype Zavitan chromosome 5B, WEW_v2.0, whole genome shotgun sequence genomic window carries:
- the LOC119312671 gene encoding probable polygalacturonase: MRRSAPVFQALLVFLTIIETQWSSVSGMYCADMASTVYRPHSVTITEFGAIGDGVTLNTKAFQNAIFYLNSFADKGGAQLFVPAGRWLTGGFNLISHLTLSLDKDAVIIGSPHSSDWPVIDPLPSYGRGRELPGGRHQSLIFGSHLTDVIITGANGTIDGQGAIWWDWFHNNTLNYTRPHLVELMYSSNVVISNLTFKNSPFWNIHPVYCSQVIVEHVTILAPLDSPNTDGINPDSSTNVCISHCYVRNGDDVIVIKSGWDEYGISFARPSSNISISNITGETGGGAGIAIGSEMSGGISEVRAEGLRIVNSLHGIRIKTAPGRGGYVRNVYIANVSMHNVSMAIRINGNYGEHPDNNYDRNALPIISNITIENVVGVDVGVAGILEGIEGDNFSSICISNVSLSVRSRHPWNCSLVQGYSNSVTPESCEQLRTDCEETSICYDGGSSLVVGSRASIHNKPSANILLNSLLQLVSL, from the exons ATGCGGAGATCCGCGCCG GTATTTCAAGCCCTTTTGGTTTTCCTAACAATAATTGAGACCCAATGGTCCAGCGTATCCGGCATGTACTGCGCGGACATGGCATCGACTGTCTACCGTCCTCATAGTGTCACCATAACTGAGTTTGGCGCTATCGGGGATGGCGTGACTCTCAACACCAAAGCATTCCAGAATGCAATCTTCTACCTCAATTCATTTGCGGACAAGGGCGGCGCACAGCTCTTTGTGCCTGCTGGAAGGTGGCTGACAGGGGGTTTTAATCTCATTAGCCATCTCACCTTATCATTGGACAAGGATGCAGTTATAATTGGATCTCCG CACTCATCTGATTGGCCTGTTATAGACCCTCTTCCATCCTATGGGCGCGGTAGAGAGCTCCCCGGAGGAAGGCACCAGAGCTTAATTTTTGGCTCCCATTTGACAGATGTAATAATTACTG GTGCTAATGGGACAATTGATGGTCAAGGAGCCATTTGGTGGGATTGGTTCCATAACAACACACTGAACTATACTAGGCCGCATCTTGTCGAGTTGATGTACTCCTCCAATGTTGTTATATCCAATTTGACTTTCAAGAACTCCCCGTTCTGGAATATCCATCCTGTATATTGCAG TCAGGTTATTGTCGAGCATGTCACAATCCTAGCACCATTGGATTCACCAAACACTGATGGCATTAATCCAG ATTCATCCACAAATGTTTGCATCAGTCACTGTTATGTCAGAAACGGAGACGATGTGATTGTCATCAAAAGTGGTTGGGATGAGTACGGCATTTCTTTTGCTCGGCCTAGCTCCAACATCAGCATCAGCAACATCACAGGGGAGACAGGTGGCGGTGCAGGAATTGCCATTGGAAGTGAGATGTCAGGTGGCATATCTGAAGTCCGGGCTGAAGGCCTCCGCATTGTGAACTCATTGCATGGAATCAGAATCAAGACCGCTCCAGGACGTGGAGGGTATGTAAGGAACGTCTACATAGCTAACGTCAGCATGCACAATGTTTCGATGGCCATAAGGATCAATGGAAACTACGGCGAACATCCTGATAACAATTATGACAGGAATGCTCTCCCCATTATAAGCAACATCACAATTGAGAACGTTGTTGGCGTTGATGTTGGTGTTGCTGGCATCTTGGAGGGCATTGAGGGCGACAACTTCAGCAGCATATGCATCTCGAATGTCTCCCTCAGCGTACGATCCAGGCATCCGTGGAATTGTTCGCTTGTCCAGGGCTATTCAAACTCTGTGACTCCAGAGTCGTGCGAGCAACTCAGAACAGATTGTGAAGAGACGTCGATCTGCTATGACGGTGGCAGTTCTTTAGTCGTTGGTTCAAGGGCATCCATACATAATAAGCCTAGTGCCAACATATTACTAAATTCATTATTGCAGTTGGTGTCGCTGTAA
- the LOC119312672 gene encoding guanosine deaminase-like, whose product MEEAKVVETRDGTIAVASAFPGHQEAVQDRDHKFLSKAVEEAYKGVDCGHGGPFGAVVVRNDEVIVGCHNMVLNNTDPTAHAEVTAIREACKKLGKIELSDCEMYASCEPCPMCFGAVHLSRIKRLVYGAKAEAAIAIGFDDFIADALRGTGFYQKANMEIKRADGNGALLAEQVFENTKEKFRMY is encoded by the exons ATGGAGGAAGCCAAGG TTGTGGAGACCAGGGATGGGACTATCGCAGTTGCTTCAGCGTTTCCCGGTCATCAGGAAG CGGTACAAGATAGGGATCACAAGTTCTTGTCGAAAGCGGTAGAAGAGGCTTACAAAGGAGTTGACTGTGGCCATGGAGGCCCCTTTGGCGCGGTTGTCGTCCGCAACGACGAAGTAATAGTTGGGTGCCATAACATGGTTTTGAACAACACCGATCCAACTGCCCATGCTGAAGTCACTGCAATAAGAGAG gcttgcaaaaAGCTTGGGAAGATTGAGCTGTCGGATTGCGAAATGTACGCCTCATGTGAGCCTTGCCCAATGTGTTTTGGGGCTGTTCATCTATCCCGGATCAAG AGGCTGGTGTACGGAGCCAAGGCGGAAGCTGCTATTGCCATTGGATTCGACGACTTCATCGCTGATGCTCTGAGAGGAACCGGGTTCTACCAGAAGGCCAACATGGAGATCAAGCGAGCAGATGGGAATGGAGCCCTGCTTGCTGAACAAGTCTTTGAGAACACCAAGGAGAAATTCCGAATGTACTAA